Sequence from the Dehalococcoidia bacterium genome:
AGCCTTGTAGAAAACATCGCGTGACATCCGGTACAGGGGTATGTAAGCGCCATACGAAGTTATTCCTACTGCCATACTTATCCTTTCTTTAAAAATTAGACAAAGTTGATGGGGAATTGCCCAAGGAGACAGTATACAGTAAATACGATTCGGGAGTCAACTCTGACGAGGGGGATAATATATTATTGAAAACGGTGGATACCCCCTGGAATCCCCATTGAATCTCGAGGTAGGACGAACACAGGGGTTCGCCCCTACAAAGGGGGAAACGATGATCGAACTCCCTGTCAGTCCCCCATACGTTGGGGTATTGCGTAAGGGCTTGATTAATCAAGCCCTTACAGCGGATCGGGGCGCCGCGGCGATCGTGTAGGTGCAGGGTCGTCCTGTCCGAATAGTAAAGGGCGCGAAAACCGCGCCCCTACAACATACCTCGCAACTGTCATTGCGAGGAGGCTTTCCGGAGAAGGTCGACGCGGCAATCTCATCGTCTCTCAGGCCGTACATTCTGTAGATTGCTTCGTCCTTCCACAGGTCAAATTTTGCGTAAGGACTCGCAAGGACAACGGGCGTATGGCCATACGCCCCTACATCGGGCCACATACGAATGTCGAACCCCCCATTTTCAAAAAACAATCTTCGTGGTATCATTACGTCTCGGCCGGGCTCCGGTTCAAACGGAAAACGGTTTCCGGCCCCTTTCCGGGGCCCATTCCGTCGGCAATCGAGCCGCGGCGCTGAATATAGCAAACCGGAGGAAATCATGGGAAATCTAACTAAAAGGGCACAGTCCATCAGTCCCTCCCCCACGCTGGCCATCACCGCCAAGGCCAAGGCCATGCAGGCTGAGGGCATCGATATAATCGGTTTCGGCGCGGGAGAGCCGGACTTCGATACGCCGGAGCATATCAAGCAGGCGGCGGTAAAGGCGCTCTCGGAAGGATTCACCAAGTACACACCCACCGCCGGTATGCCGCCGCTGAAGAAGGCCATCTGCGACCGTTTCAAGGCGGACAGCGGCCTGGAGTACGATCCCTCGCAGGTCATCGTCTCCTGCGGCGCCAAGCACAGCATCTATAACATCGTGCAGGTCCTGTGCGAGGCCGGCGACGAGGTCATCATCCCATCCCCCTACTGGGTCAGCTACCCGGAGATGGTGCGCGTGGCTGAGGCTACCCCCGTCTTCATCGAGACTGCGGAGAAGGACAGCTTCAAGATAACCCCGGCATCGCTGTCGAAAGCCATCACTAAAAAGACCAGGCTGCTCATACTGAACAGCCCGAGCAACCCCACGGGGCAGGTATATTCGAAGAAAGAGCTCGAAGCTATCGCCAAGATCGCAGTCGACAAAAATATATGGGTCGTTTCCGACGAGATATACGATAAGCTCGTTTACGGCGGCGTGGAGTGCGTGAGCATCGCCTCGCTCAACCCGCAGATCAAGGCAAAAACGCTGGTGGTTAACGGCGTGTCGAAATCGTATGCCATGACCGGCTGGCGTATCGGATACGTGGCCGGCGACAAGGAGATCATCGGCGCCATGTCCAACCTGCAGGACCATTCGACGTCGAACCCCGCCTCCATATCGCAGCGCGCCGCGCTGGCGGCTCTCACCGGCCCGCAGGACGAGGTGAAGAAGATGGCCGCCGAGTTCGAGAAGCGGCGCGATTACATGGTGGAACGCCTGAACAAGATGCCGGGCATCTCCTGCCTGCTGCCGCCGGGCGCCTTCTACGCCTTCCCCAACGTGTCCAAGCTGTTCGGCAAGTCCTACAACGGCAAGCCGATAAAGGACTCGATGGGATTGACGGAGCTGCTGTTGACCGAGGCCAAGGTGGCGGTGCTTCCCGGAATCCCGTTCGGCGCGGATGGCTATTTGAGGCTTTCCTACGCTACGTCGATGAAGAACATCACGGGCGGGATGGACCGCATCGAGGAGTTCGCGAAGAAGGTGAAATAGCGTCGCGATTCATATTGTCGATTAAAAACAGAGAGGGGAGCCTGAAAAAGGCTCCCCTTTTTAATTTGGAACTGTCATTGCGAGGAGTCCTTCCCCGCTAGGAATATACGGAAGGACGAC
This genomic interval carries:
- a CDS encoding pyridoxal phosphate-dependent aminotransferase, with the protein product MGNLTKRAQSISPSPTLAITAKAKAMQAEGIDIIGFGAGEPDFDTPEHIKQAAVKALSEGFTKYTPTAGMPPLKKAICDRFKADSGLEYDPSQVIVSCGAKHSIYNIVQVLCEAGDEVIIPSPYWVSYPEMVRVAEATPVFIETAEKDSFKITPASLSKAITKKTRLLILNSPSNPTGQVYSKKELEAIAKIAVDKNIWVVSDEIYDKLVYGGVECVSIASLNPQIKAKTLVVNGVSKSYAMTGWRIGYVAGDKEIIGAMSNLQDHSTSNPASISQRAALAALTGPQDEVKKMAAEFEKRRDYMVERLNKMPGISCLLPPGAFYAFPNVSKLFGKSYNGKPIKDSMGLTELLLTEAKVAVLPGIPFGADGYLRLSYATSMKNITGGMDRIEEFAKKVK